ATGACAACCACTGTGGTTCTTTCCATTACGGTTCTGTCAAGTCTGCATAGTGCCATAACCAACACTTACGCCTATGTCTCAATGACAGAAAGCCACCATtttaacagaaagacaaagccaGCAATGTTACATATGCTACGTTTGAAAAGGAATGAATAGCAACCACTTTCTCACAGTTGTTCCAACGCAACGTCTGCCTGATCTTATCATGTGACCACATTTATCACCAgccaaaaagtatttttttgagATAACACGCCACCtaaaaagcagtaaaacactaaaaacaaacagggaccaaaacataacctcctcggTGGAAGTAATTAAATCAAACTGAGCAAATAAACCAGCTCCCATGCACCTTGTTAATTGCCAATTCGCACATAACTCGCCCGTACATTAATGTCTGCTACATTTATCAGCGTCGTGTTACACACTGTGTTGTTCTCCACTCCAGGTGCTGGTTCTGTCCACCAGATTGCTGAGGCCGACGGATATGCCCGAGCTGCTCTTCACCACCCAAAGACTGGCGCCGGATATCGGTGTCTAAAAAGGCCATCACGtggaaacacacacctgcacacgTGGAAGGACTGGTGCACcacaaacaaaagctgaaaatggaAACCAAGGAAATGATAAGCAAATGCAACATCCCTGCTCAGTTGTTTGACCTAATTTAATTCTAAAGAGAACTGTAAAGTAATTATATCGATATTGGTTTTATCTTTCTTGGAAACAGTAAAGAAATTTTACATcaatgtgtgtgacagacaaCAGCCCCTGTCTTTCTGAGCACCAGGTGTAAAATTACCACAGTACGTGTCAGGTACTGCTTgcatcatttgtttgtttgcatgtgcagCACATCAGGCTCAGTAGTGGGCTGCTTCGACCAGGCTGCGTGAAAAGCAGGTCCATATGTGTGAACTCATTACAAGTGAAGGTGTGAACAGAGGAAGGCCCGCCGCCGTGGTGGAGAGAATACACACTCTCCGTTAGCGTCCACTCTCACCTGGCCACATCATATTGTGGCGAATAAGAGCAGAATAATTGACAAGTCGCTTCACACTGTCTCCTATACGCCTGATAATTCGCTCACACCTAGAGCTCACTTAGACCCTCCTGGGCCCCCCCTCGTTCTCCGTACTCTATTCTCTCCCACATGAATCACCGTAGCTAGAGCTCAGCAATTTCACCCACCTACGCACCTGCATTAGTTCTGCAAAACAATGGTCTCCCACATTTTGTCAAACACACAGGGAGCGTGGTATTCCAGTAAATCCTGTGTTCTGTAGTGCACTAGCCTGCCCGACAGTTCCGGACAGGATATTCAGGATTCACTAATTAGATTTTGAATTGTAAATAAGCTCGTCCCTAATGTACACACAATTAGGTTGTATTGGAAAAGTGCTTCATATCATTTTGTCCTCAGCTTCAGGGAGATTGCAATTCTCAGAAGAGTCCCTCGTGAAACAAGGTCATCTCTGAGAAAACTAACATGAACTCTTCCCGCGCTGTCAGCTCAGGCTATTTCAACAGCTctttttatcaaattgcttttCTGGGGTCAAGGATAGCGCTGGGTTTCTGGCTTTAGACATATCTAAAGATCTGAGAAGCGGCTATACAGTCAAGGCTTCTATTGTCTCCAGTTCTattcattgctgctgttatcaAAGCATTTTGTAAGAATTGGTTTATTCATGGGTCAGACTACCTTTTTCTGTGTGCGTCATCTCCCTCCCAGTGGGAGTGATATTTGTCGTGAGTCTTATGGAGCCAAGGACATGACAGACTTAGAAGTGAAAGTTTTGAAATGTACTCTCCACATATTCtatagtttgttttaaaaggaaaaaaaaaataatgtaccaCACAGATCTATGTTTGCTAGTACCTGCTGTCACATGCGCATATGCAaactaataaatgaaaaaccagAGACAGAGtcaaattcatcatcattttattgtgaacaaaaacagaattcgtagcaaataaataacaatagGCCCTTTGGACTATTCCTTTTTATAAAGTGCATCAGTGATAATAACTGCTTCATGCTACATACTGTGTCTGCTGCCCCCCTACACCGCCCTCCCCACAACTCCCACCTCTACGCATCACTATGTTATGCACAATAATGCTTCTGGAtactccaaaaaaataaaaaataaaaataaaaaaatactgcagaTATTGACATACAAGAggctgagcacacacacacacacacacacacacgcgcacacacacagctgcacataGCCCTGGCTCAAGTGGCTGGTTTGATAATACCAGCAATTAGCAGTGCCATGTAGTGGCCGTCTAAACACAGAGCTGCCACAGTGGGCCGCACAGCTAAAAATAAGCAGTAGAGTCCCTCACAGCTGCTGTTGCCAGGGGAGCTTGatttacagtttttgattttccATGGAGAGAGTCCGGGGCTCAGTCAGCCTCACACAGATGCTTCTGTGTCCTCCCTTGTCTTTTCGACTCCTGAACAGGCGATGAACCTCCTCACTGCGTCTCCTCTCTCGTGGTATCTGTCAGGACAGACACCTGCTCACTTAGAGGTCATTACCTCCGTAGAGATTCATCTGCCTCCCACTATCGAGAGCCCACCGCTGTTCATCTCACAACTGCCTTCTTCAGCCAGACTGGAACAGGACTTCAGTGGAGAAGTGCGaatcttctctgctctcttttctcttcgACCTTCaatgctttctttctttttgtgctcGCTCTGGACCACTTTCGATTTCCAACCCTCACACCGAAGTTACAGTCCTGACTTTTGCAGACAGTGCTTGCTTGAAACGCCTCTTCAGATCTTGCATATTGGGAGATTTCGGCCTGGGGATGAGGGGCGAGCGCCTCTTCTCCGTGGCAGCGCCTGCAGAGGTGTTCGAGGAGTTGGGGGCAGGGGGCGGCTGCTTGGCTAGCTGGCAGCACAGCCTGTGGAAAGCCCCGTGCACCTGGCTGTAGTCCTCGCTGGCAGACACTTCGTAGAAAGAGCAGCCCAGCGTTCCCGCCAGCAGAGGGCCCTGCTGGGAGTCAACCCGCCTCAGGTGCAGCAGGTCCGCCTTGTTGGCCAGAAGGATTACCGGCGGCACATTGGCACCGCCGGCACGAGCGACCAGTTGGTGCAACTTTTCGATCAGGTCGAAGCTGCGCCGGTCTGTCACCGAGTACACCAGCACCACAGCATCGGCCCACTGGATGGAGCAGCTCACGTGGTCAGGTAGACCGACGCCATTATCGGTCATCTGGCGAgcggagagagaagggagactGATTAAAACACGCCCCAGAACACTTACTCAGATAAACATTTTGAGCACTTTTCTGAATTCAGACCAGATTAAACGTTCCCCTGGCTTTATGCAGCTGATCTTTTGTAATGACTGGAATGCTGACTGAGGCAGACAGGAGCTATAGGGTTACTCCCCCAGAGCAGAGAGCTGTGGGAGACTGAGGAGTGTGGATGTGGACAAGAGTATCGTTTACCCCGGCCTCAGACATCCATTACCCTAAATGGGAGATTAGACATCCAGACTGATGGGCTCTGCTtcaggtggggaaaaaaaaaatacagtcacacATCTTCAGTGTTGGACTGATGCCCAGCCAGAAGAGGCTTAGATGATCTTAACAGTCGGACCGAATTTGATTATATTATCTTTGTATTGGATTAGCCACAGCTTGCAGAGAGATTTCCGTGTGTAAAACCCTGTCAGCTCTGTTACCTCATAGTCAGCACGGAGACAATAAAGTGTAACGGGTCTGGTTTCcgtcagaaaaagaaaaaaaaaaaagagatctcaCCTCCGCACCAGGGGTGTCCTGGACCTGGATGGTCACTTGCTCTCCGTCCACCTGGACTTCTCTAGAGTAGAGATTGCCTGCGCGCACACGGGAGGGAAAAGAAATAACCATTAGACACCGACAGTTTCGCCGCTGTGCCCGTTTCACCCCCGAATATCCCGTCGCCCAGGAACTCACCGGCGTTTCTCTCGTAGTCTCCGATGAAGCGCCTCGTCAGGAATCGCACCACGAGCGCTGAAATAAAGCACAGTCGTAGCGGAATATGAGATGACATGTCAAAGAATACAGGACAAGAGACACCACGCGACGACTCCGCTGCGAGTAAAGTGCACCACGAGcatttttctgatttccttACCCGTTTTCCCAACTCCGCTGCCTCCTATCACTGCCATTTTGATGACCCGGTTCGGGACCGAGTATTCGGGTGCCGGATACTCCGCAATCGTCGTCATGTTCTGGATGAGACGCATTTTTATCCCCCTCGATCGCCGTGTGTCGCTTCCGTCCAAAGTGGGGACAAAACTTATCTTTCCCGTGTCTTTAAGGAGTCCGCGGACACAGCCTTCGGTTGACGTTAATCCCGTGTTACACTCCCGACGTGGCTGCGGGGGAAGCGGTGGACACTGGCGCGAGGTGACTGGAGCTGAGGAAGCGCGCGGACTCAACGTAGCTGGCGAGGAGCGCACGCGGGCTTTATAGAGCTCGAGCGGCAGTCCCGTCTGATTGGACGCTGGTAAGCCgccaccccccaccaccaccaccaccaccacccacccctGTGCGCCCCCGACGAAACGTGGACATGCCAGCTTATACACAAGCGAAGAAAAGAGGGCTCCTGCAGCAGGTGGGAGCTCGAGCT
This genomic interval from Xiphias gladius isolate SHS-SW01 ecotype Sanya breed wild chromosome 6, ASM1685928v1, whole genome shotgun sequence contains the following:
- the rasl11b gene encoding ras-like protein family member 11B is translated as MRLIQNMTTIAEYPAPEYSVPNRVIKMAVIGGSGVGKTALVVRFLTRRFIGDYERNAGNLYSREVQVDGEQVTIQVQDTPGAEMTDNGVGLPDHVSCSIQWADAVVLVYSVTDRRSFDLIEKLHQLVARAGGANVPPVILLANKADLLHLRRVDSQQGPLLAGTLGCSFYEVSASEDYSQVHGAFHRLCCQLAKQPPPAPNSSNTSAGAATEKRRSPLIPRPKSPNMQDLKRRFKQALSAKVRTVTSV